A segment of the Mangrovimonas sp. YM274 genome:
ATCCAGAATTATACTCTCAAATCCAGCATTTAAAGGATGGAGAGGTGAGTTTAGTATTGCAAGATGAAGACCGAGTAAACCGTATTAAATTTAAAATTTTGACGGTAACAGATAGAATAGATGAGCATGAAGCAGATTTTGCCAGAGATTATTTGAAGATTAAAAGCCTAGCAGAACAAGAAAAGCAATTAAAAGCCATTGATAAGTGGACCGAAGAGAAAATCCAGGAAACCTATATCAAAATTAATGGTGAATATAGAGATTGCGAGTTTAACAGTAATTGGTTAAAAAAAGAAAAATAATATGTCTGACGTAACAGCTGTAGAACAGTTTGTAAAAAAACACAAAGCCCTAAAAAGTGAAGTTGCTAAAGTAATTGTTGGTCAAGATGAAGTGGTAAATCAAATTTTGATTTCCATTTTTTCGGGTGGTCATTCCCTCCTAGTGGGAGTGCCAGGATTGGCAAAAACCTTAATGGTAAATACCATTGCACAAGCTCTTGGGTTAGATTTCAAACGTATACAGTTTACACCAGATTTGATGCCAAGTGATATTTTAGGAAGTGAAATTTTGGATGAAAATCGTCATTTCAAGTTTATCAAAGGACCTATTTTTGCCAATATTATCTTAGCGGACGAAATTAACAGGACGCCTCCAAAAACGCAGGCAGCCTTATTGGAAGCTATGCAAGAGCGGGCGGTGACGGTTGCTGGCCACCATTACAAATTAAGTTTGCCTTATTTCGTGCTTGCCACGCAAAATCCAATCGAACAGGAAGGAACTTATCCTTTGCCAGAAGCCCAATTGGATCGTTTTATGTTTGCCATTAACTTAAAATATCCTTCATTTAAAGAAGAGGTAGAGGTTGTGAAGTCAACAACTTCGGATACTAAATCAGAGGTGAATGCTTTGTTCACAGCAGAGGAAATTATCAAATTCCAAAGTGTTATCAGACGTATTCCTGTAGCGGACAATGTTATTGAATATGCCGTTGGAATGGTTGCAAAAACAAGACCAAATGAACCGTCAGCATCAGACTTAGTAAAAGAGTTTGTTGATTGGGGAGCTGGTCCCAGAGCCTCTCAGAACTTGATTTTGGCAGCAAAATCACACGCCGCTATTCAGGGGAAATTTTCACCAGACATTGAAAATGTACAGGCTGTTGCCAATGGCATCTTAAGACACCGTATTATAAAAAACTACAAAGCAGAGGCGGAAGGTGTTACTGACGAGCAAATTATTGAGAGTTTGTTTTAATTTTGCAGAAGGATACGATAAACTTCCCATAGTCCGTTATTTGGTTTCCTTTTAATTTAATCTTCAATAATTTTAAAATTAGAGTTTAAAGCTAAGTTGGTGTATGTTACCTATGTTTTATATTCTTAATTTCGAAAAGCCCTTTATGGACCTAAGAGACCGCCCAATCATTAAGACTTTATTTCAAGAATCTCTCGGCAACCAGCGGTTTTGAAGCAGAGTTAAATCTAGTGTCATATCAATTAATTATAGCACTATATGCATTTAATATAATTGAATATTGTATTCACTATTTTATTTTTA
Coding sequences within it:
- a CDS encoding MoxR family ATPase → MSDVTAVEQFVKKHKALKSEVAKVIVGQDEVVNQILISIFSGGHSLLVGVPGLAKTLMVNTIAQALGLDFKRIQFTPDLMPSDILGSEILDENRHFKFIKGPIFANIILADEINRTPPKTQAALLEAMQERAVTVAGHHYKLSLPYFVLATQNPIEQEGTYPLPEAQLDRFMFAINLKYPSFKEEVEVVKSTTSDTKSEVNALFTAEEIIKFQSVIRRIPVADNVIEYAVGMVAKTRPNEPSASDLVKEFVDWGAGPRASQNLILAAKSHAAIQGKFSPDIENVQAVANGILRHRIIKNYKAEAEGVTDEQIIESLF